TACCAAAGCAGTTAAAAATTTATGCAAAGTGCGCGTTTTATTCCCTTTCGAAAACAAGATATTATTGATATGTGTAGTGATGAGTTAAATAACAGCTCTGAGCAAACGTCGTTTAAACAATTTTGTGATTTATTAGCAAGCCTTATCCATTACGATTACCACGCAACACTTGAGTCGCTTAAAAATAACTACGCCCCCTTTGATCCTAATAGCGATACACGATCATTAGCGCCGGTTTCAAATGATCAAAAAGCGCAGTGCCAACGTGATTTTGCGCGCGATTTTGCTAATGTTTTAAACGCCGCTAACTTTGAAGTAATAACTAATCAAGATTTACAAGATGCACTAAGCGAAGAATCCCTTTTTAAAGTGCGCCTTGAGGTGGAGTTTGACGACTTTGAAGAAGTGGTTTTTTATCGCCGTGGCGAGTCGCAGCTCATTGAAACCATAACCAGTTTTTGGGGGCTTCGTAAAAAGCCACTGCACTTTACTAATTACGACCGCGTTGCGGTGTTTATTCGTTTTAAAGACAAAGCCCACTTTGACGCTAAAAATAAAACGCCTTTAGGGTTTGAGCCAAGCTCAACCATAGTTAAGCTGTTTCAAAATGTACCTAAAGCCGACCTTGAAATGCTATTTCCTAATAGCGAAGTACGCATGCGCCCTATCGATAAAGTGATTATTGGCTCATCGGCTTTAATTGGCGGTGCCGTGGTTTTAATTACAAAGCTTGGCGCATCAATTTTATTATTATTTGCTTTGTTTGCTTTTTGGGGTGGCTTTAGAAGTGAAGCCGTAGAAATGACCCAACAACACTTTATTACCTTTGCTATTGGCATGGGAGTATTTGGCAGCTTTATTTTTAAAGAGTGGAGTAAATTTAAAAACCGTAAAATTAAATTTATGAAAGCCCTAAGCGATAACCTTTACTTTAAAAACCTTGATAACAACGCGGGTGTTTTTCATACCCTTATAGACGCAGCCGAAGAAGAAGACATAAAAGAAGCCCTACTGGCCTATACCTTTTTACTAAAATCTAAAAGTGGCCTAAGCGCACAAATGCTTGATGAGCAAATAGAGGCCTGGTTTAAAACAAAGTATAAATGCGAACTCGACTTTGAAATTAGCGATGCGCTTGAAAAGCTCACTCGGATGCGTTTAGTAACCTGCACTAACAATGTGTATAGCGCAATAAATTTAGATCATGCAAAAACTATTTTGGATGAGCGCTGGGATAACCTGTTTCAATATAATTAATCTGCAAAGTTTACCTAAAAACAAAAAAGCAGCTGTCATTACAGCTGCTTTTTACGTTACTTAACAAAGTGCAATTAGCTAAGCAGCTTGATGCCTAGTAAATTTTGCATGCACTAATTTATAAAGTGCAGGTAATATTAATAGCGTAAGCAGAGTTGATGAAATAATCCCGCCAACTACCACGGTTGCCAGTGGCCTTTGTAGCTCAGCGCCGGTGCCTGTATTTAGCGCCATAGGAATAAACCCTAAACTTGCCACTAAAGCCGTCATTAGTACTGGGCGCAGGCGCGAAAGCGCACCGGTTTGTATTGCATCTATTAAACTAAGCCCATCAGCTCTTAATTGCTTAATAAACGACAGCATAACCACACCATTTAAAACCGCTACACCACTTAGCGCGATAAACCCAACGCCTGCCGATATTGATAACGGCATATCGCGTAGCAGTAACGCAAGCACGCCACCACTAAGCGCAAGTGGCACGCCGCTAAATATAATTAACGAATCACGCAGCGAATTAAACGCGCTATAAAGCAGGCCAAATATAAGCAATAAAGTAACTGGCACCACCAGCGATAGCCGCTTACTTGCCGATTCTAGCTGTTCAAACGTGCCGCCATACTCAATCCAATAACCACTTGGTAAATTAAGCTCTGAATTTAAAGCAGTTTGCGCATCGCTTACAAAGCTTGCTAAATCGCGCCCCTCTACGTTTGCAGTTACTACAACATTACGCTTACCGCTTTCGCGGTTTATTTGATTAGGCCCTTTATCAATACTAATATTTGCCACTTCACCAAGCGGTACAAATGCAAGGTCGGGGTTAGCACTTTTTGGTACAGCAACAGGTAAACGCGCAAGCTGTGTTATATCGCTCGACCAACGCTCATCTAAACGCACTAATAACGAAAAGCGTTTATCGCCTTCATAAATAAGCCCGGTTTGCACACCGCCTACCGCAGCGCTTACACTTTGCTGTATATCGGTTACTGTTAAACCTAACAGCGCCATGTGGTCACGAAGCGGCGTAACCGAAAGCGTAGGCAGGCCTTCCATTTGCTCAAGGCGTACATCGGTTGCGCCAGTAATGCTTTGCACCAAGGCTGTGGCTTTTTCGCCATACTGTTTTAATGTTGATAAATCATCACCATAAATACGCACGGCAACATCGGCCCGCACGCCTGCTATTAACTCGTTAAAGCGCATTTCTATTGGTTGGGTAAACTCATAGTTATTACCGGGCACTTCATTTACCAAATGGCGAATTTGCTTAACCAGTTCTTCTTTGCTTAAAGCGGGGTTAGGCCATTGCTCGCGCGGTTTTAACATTAAAAAGGTGTCGGCAACGTTAGGTGGCATAGGATCGTTTGCTACATCGGGCGTACCAATTTTTGAAAATACATTAGCCACCTCAGGCTTAGCTAAAATGGCTTGCTCTAGCTCTTTTTGCATTTTTACCGATTGTTCAATACCGGTGCCGGTAATGCGCAGCGCATGCATGGCTATATCGCCCTCATCAAGCTGCGGTAAAAACTCAGCGCCCATATTTTTAACTTTAAAGCCAAGCGCAATTACAAGCACAGCCGCAATACTAACCATAACCCACGGTAGTTTTAGCGATAACCCAAGTAGCGGCTTATAACCTTTTTTAATACCGCGGATAACCGCATTTTCGCTCTCGCTTACTTTTCCTCGCACACATACCGCAATAGCAGCAGGTACAAAGGTAACGGCAAAAATAAGTGCTCCTACTAATGCAGCAACAACGGTAAATGCCATTGGCTGAAACATTTTCCCTTCAACACCACTTAGTGCAAACAGCGGTAAATACACCAGCATAATAATTAAAATGCCAAATACCGCTGGGCTAAATACTTCTTTAGTAGCGGCGGTTACCACATTTAAACGCTCATTTAATGTAAGCAACCTGCCATGTTTGTGCTGCGCAAGGCCAAGTTGCCTTAAACAGTTTTCAACTACTATTACTGCGCCATCAACAATTAAACCAAAATCGATTGCGCCTAGGCTCATTAAGTTACCCGACACTCTATTACCTACCATACCGGTAATGGCAAATAACATACTAAGCGGAATAACCATGGCCGTAATAAGCGCACCGGTTACATTACCTAATAACAGCAGCAAAATAACAATCACTAGCACCGCACCTTCAAACAGGTTGGTTTTTACAGTGTCTATGGTTTTATCAACAAGGGTTGTGCGGTCATAAACTGCTTCTACCACAACACCTTCAGGCAAGCTAAGTTGCACGTCTTTGAGTTTATCAGCCATGGCTTTTGCCACTACGCGGCTGTTTTCGCCAATGAGCATCATGGCGGTGCCAAGCACGGTTTCTTTACCGTTATAAGTAGCAGCGCCGGTTCTGAGCTCTTTACCTAGGCGCACATTTGCTACATCTTTAATACGTACTGGTGCATCATCGCGCTTAGCAACAACCGTGTTAGCTATGTCATCAATGGTTTTTAATTGCCCTGGTGAGCGCACTAAGTATTGCCCGTCAAAACGCTCTATAAACCCTGCACCTTGGTTACTATTATTTAATTTAAGTGCCGTAATTACATCACTTAGTGTGAGCTTATAAGCCAGTAGTTTTTCAGGCATGGGCGCTACTTGGTATTGGCGCTCAAACCCTCCTTGGCTGTTTATTTCGGTAACCCCTTTTACTTTTAATAGCTGCGGACGAATAACCCAATCTTGCAAAGTACGTAAATCTTCTGCGTTATATGGCGTGCCATCATCTTTTAATGCACCGTTATTTGCATGCACAGAGTAAGTAAAAATCTCCCCTAGCCCGCTGGCAATTGGCCCTAAGTTTGGTTCAATATTGGTTGGTAAATCTGATCTAATACTTTGAATGCGCTCTGATATTTGCTGGCGCGCCCAGTAAATATCGGTGCCTTCGTTAAAAATAACGGTTACTTGCGAAAGCCCATAACGCGAAATTGAGCGGGTGTAATCAAGCTTAGGTATACCCGCCATTGCGGTTTCAATTAAATACGTAATGCGCTGCTCGGCTTCAAGCGGGGTAAAGCCCGGCGCTTTGGTATTTATTTGCACTTGCACATTAGTTATATCGGGTACGGCATCAACGGCCAAATTTTGAGTGTTGTATACACCAAACCCAGCAAATAAAAGTGTGAGCGCAAGCACCATCATGCGGCGCTTAACCGCAAACGAAACTATCCAGTTAATCATGCTGCCTCCTAGTGAGAGTGACTTGCGCCGCTTTTTAAAATATCGGCTTTAATTACATAACTGTTTTGCGTTACGTACTCACTGTTTGGCGAAAGCCCCTGAAGTACCTCTACCCACTCGCTGTTTTTAGCACCAAGTTTTACAGGGCGTACTTCAAACACATTGCCACTTTTTATAAACACGCTAGGCTTGCCGTTAAATTCTTGAATAGCAATCGCTTTGACGCGTACAGCCGCATCTACTTTTGCCGTACTAATGTCACTATTAACATGCATACCTGGTCGCCAATGGCCATCAGGGTTTTTAAGCTCGATTCGCGCACGTGCAATGTGCCCGCCACTCATCATTGGGGCTATGTAAAACACCTCACCTTGCGCATTTAAATGATGATGTAAGTCGTACACTGTAGCGCTTTGCCCTATGGCAAGCTTTTCAATGTTATCGGGAAAGGCCGACAGTTCAACCCATACGGTTTCAAGGTTTACTATTTGCATTAAAGCGCTACTGGCAAGCTCGCCGCGCTTTAAATATTGCTCACTAATAACGCCTGTAATTGGGCTTTTTATGGTGTAATTTTGTAAGGTTTCGCGGTTAGTTACGCTGGCAAGTTTGTCGCCTTTTTTAACGTTTTGGCCAATGCTTACAAAAATATCGTTAACTAAGCCGGTATAAGGCGCCATTACTTCAACGGTGCCGTGCGCGGTGGGCGCTATAACACCAAATAAAGTATCGGTTAGCTCAACGCTGCCTGCTTTTGCAATGTCGGTTTTAATCCCTGCGCGCTCAATTGCTTTCTCGCTTAGCGTTGTACGCCCTTCTTCTTGCTCATAATGATAATTTATTTCGGTGCCTTTATAGCGTGCCATTACATCAAGCTTAAAAGAATGCGGCTCGTTTACGCTCACGGTACTTACTAAATAGTCATCTTCAGCTTTAAAGCGAATAAGCTGTGGTGCTTCGCTTAAACGCTGCACGTTTACGGTTACGTCTAACTGATTTATATCAACGGCTTTATTGTTATTAAACCCATATATTCGCAGTTCAGTATTACCGGCAAACTGGGTTAATTTAAGCTCTAAATCAAGGGCGTTATTGGTTAGTAAAAAGCCGCCGTGTGGGCCTTTTTGTGTGTGTTCATCTTCATGGCCTTCTTCGTGACCTTCTGCGTGATGATTAGCCGACGCCATAGCCGTGCTACTTAAAAATGGGAGTGTAAATAATTGCGTAATTAATAATGCGATAAGAGTTTTATTCATGATTGATGAGTCTCGATTAAAGGTTGGCCGGTTAAACGCTCAAGGGTAAGTAGCACTTGGTATAGCTCGCTATGGGTGTTGATAAGTGCGCGTTTAGAATCAAATAAAGCTTGCTGTGCGTCTAGTAATTGCAATACCGATATTTGCCCTTGTTGATAGCTTTTTAAACTTTGTTTTATAAGCATTTGCGCTTGTGGAATAATGCGCTGTGTTAAAAGTTGTGCCTGCGTGGTTTTACCTTGGTAATACGCATGGAGCGTGCGTATTTGCTTGCGTAACTGAATACGTAATTGCCCTTGCTGCTCATTAAGTAGCGTAAGTTGATGCTGCGCCGCCTCAATATTACCGCCATTAGCATTACTTAATTGCAGCGGCATTGAAAACGAAAACACAAATGAGCTGGCATCAGTTTGCTGGTTATATCGCACGCCACCACCCAAGGTTAAATCGCTTTGACCACTTGAGCGTTGCAGGGCTAAATTAGCCGTTTGTTGCATATATTGCTGCTGTAAAAGTGCAAACTCTGGCGCTGTATTTACCGCATCAAGTAACGCGGCTTCGCTTTTAATAGCAGCTATTTGTGATAAATCGCCCGCATAGTAATCACTCACTTGCACCTCTTGCCAAAGCTCATTGAGTGCTAAGCGAGAGCGCTCAAATTCACTTTGTAGCATGGCCGTATTTAAATCTACTTGGCTTAATGCATAACGCATGCGGGTTACATCGGCACTTGAGACCGCACCCGCTTCAGCGCGTTTTTCAATTGCGTTAAGTGCCTGCTTAACAGTGCTTTTACGGTCACTATTTAACGCAATTAACGCCTGAAACTTTAGTACTTGGTAATAACGTTCAGCGGTGGTTGCTAAAAGTGCCAACCGGGTATTTTTATACTCAATTGTTTGCGCTTTTATATTGGCAGTGGCGTAATTAATACGGTTTTGACGTTTATCACCCAACTCTATTAATTGGCTTAAAGCCAGCGTGTACTGCGCCCCCGAAAACGCATGAGAGCTGTGAGTTCCTAAAAAGTTTTCAGCTTCAAAACTCAACTCAGGGTTAGGTGAAAGCATGGCTTGGCTTTTGAGCGCCGTTAATATTTTTTGATGATACGGGTAGCGCTTAAGCTGTAAGTTTTGCTGCTCGGTGTTTTTAAGCGCCTGCTTTAGCGTTAATACATTTTGAGGCTCGCTTTTTGCCAAAGCGCTCAATGTTGGTAATGCACACAGTAGCGCCACCAGCATAAGTGGTTTTTTGTTCATATAGCATGTCCGTTTTAACAAACAGAGTTGGCTTAATCACTATGCCTGTTTTAAAACAAGCGCAATTAAGCAACCTAAATATGTACATAACTAGCCTAATAGCGCACAAGCGCAGACAGTTATTTACAACGTGTTTAAAATTAAAAACTAGCTATAAAAATTGGGTGGCGGAACATCTGGCGGATAATTTAAACCGCTATAGCAAGCAGGCTGCGTTGCTTGGCTTTGCTCGGGGCTTATAGGATGATTTAGCGAACTGTAATAACCACAGTGGCAATGCTGATGGGCATGAATTTCGGTAGGTGATTGCGCGTCTTCATCGTTTGTATCGGCTAAAGAATGAATGTGCGAGGCATGATCAACTTCTTCTTGTAAATGATACGCAGCAGCATCACAGCTAATAAAGCTGTGTACAAGCACAAGGAGTATCACGACTAAAAAGTAGTTTGAGCGCATCCATTACCTAATAAAATTTAAAGTGGGTTCCTATTTTACATAGTAGGAACAGCGGCATATTAAACCTGCAATGCACCTTGAGGTCAATAAACAACGCGCAAAACCGTTGATAAAAATTTACTGGTCTTCGTCTACACAACATTCGTTTTGTAAAAAACCAATTACATCGTCTAAGCGTTGGTACATGGCTACACAATAAAGTGTGCGCCCTTCGCGCCTTTGGCTAATTAGCCCAGCGTTAACTAAGCCCGATATATGGTGCGAAAGTGTAGAGCCTGCCATGCTTAGCTCTTCTTGTATATTACCTACACTAATGCCAGCGCGCCCTGCTTTTACTACACGCTTATATATAGTTAAACGCGTAGGGTGACCCAATTCTTTTAATGCTTTTGCAACGTCGGTAATTTCCATTACAACCTCGTAATTTCTAAATTATTAGAAATAATAACAATTTGAATTGTTAAATACAGCTTTATTAGCAAGTTACCTTAAAAGTTAAAAAATAAAGCATTTAAAAACAACGCCATAAACTTTATTTCCACATATCTAGAAATGAAGTATTGACGACATTCTGGCTCGCCAATATACTTCCATAAAATTCGAAATATAGTTTATTCAATATAAGCTATACCTTGTGTACTTTGGAGTGCGTTATGAGTAATGAAATGCTAGCAATGGCAAAAGAGGCGTTAGGCATGTTTGCCTTTTTAGCTACAGAGTTAACTATTTTATTTATTGTTATTAGTTATTTAGTGGGTGTTTTGCAGCTATTTATAACACCTGAAAAAATTCAATCCATTTTAAGTTCAAAAAACGGTAAGGGCTACGTTATTGCTGCTTTATTGGGAGCTATAACCCCCTTTTGTTCGTGCTCAACTATTCCGTTTTTAAAAGGATTATTAAGAGCGCGAGCGGGCTTTGGCCCTATGATGGTATTTTTATTTGGCAGCCCGCTACTTAACCCGGTGATCATTGGGTTGTTTGTAATTACCTTTGGCTGGCAGGTTGCTTTATTTTACTTTTTAGTGGCTATGGTGGTGTCGGTTGTAGCAGGCTATACCCTTGAAAAGTTAGGCTTTGAAAGGTATGTAAAACCAGAAGCTTACAGCACAGAATCTACTAGTAGCTGCGCAAAACCAAGCTGTAGTGAGCCTAAAGAAGTTGAACCAAGCTGTGCAACCACACGCTGCGGCGAACCTAAAGCAATAGAGCCTAAAAAAGCGCAGCCTAATCGCTGGGTAAAAGTGTGGCACGCCACCTTTAAAGACTTTAAACAGGTGTTTCCGTACTTAATGCTAGGGGTAGCAATAGGCTCGTTTATTTATGGCTTTATTCCTACCGAGCTAATTGCTAAATATGCGGGCGATGGTATGTGGTATGCCATTCCTATTGCAGCCATTATTGGTATTCCACTTTATATTAGAGCCGAAGCCGTTATTCCGCTAAGTGCCGCATTGGTTAAAAAAGGCATGGCGCTTGGCTCGGTAATGGCATTAATAATTGGCAGCGCGGGCGCAAGCTTAACAGAAGTTATTTTGCTTAAATCAATTTTTAAAAACCAAATGATAGCCGCCTTTTTGTTTGTCATTATTACAATGGCTATTGGTGCAGGCTTTTTATACCAAGCTATTTTTTAAACGCTCATTTTTCTAAACTCAGTGGGTGACACGCCCACTGATTTTTTAAACCGTTTTGAAAAATTAAATATATTAGGGTACCCCACGTAAGCGGCAATATGGGCGACTGGCCACCGGGTATTTAAAAGCAAGTTTTTAGCCCGTTTA
The sequence above is drawn from the Pseudoalteromonas espejiana DSM 9414 genome and encodes:
- a CDS encoding efflux RND transporter permease subunit, which codes for MINWIVSFAVKRRMMVLALTLLFAGFGVYNTQNLAVDAVPDITNVQVQINTKAPGFTPLEAEQRITYLIETAMAGIPKLDYTRSISRYGLSQVTVIFNEGTDIYWARQQISERIQSIRSDLPTNIEPNLGPIASGLGEIFTYSVHANNGALKDDGTPYNAEDLRTLQDWVIRPQLLKVKGVTEINSQGGFERQYQVAPMPEKLLAYKLTLSDVITALKLNNSNQGAGFIERFDGQYLVRSPGQLKTIDDIANTVVAKRDDAPVRIKDVANVRLGKELRTGAATYNGKETVLGTAMMLIGENSRVVAKAMADKLKDVQLSLPEGVVVEAVYDRTTLVDKTIDTVKTNLFEGAVLVIVILLLLLGNVTGALITAMVIPLSMLFAITGMVGNRVSGNLMSLGAIDFGLIVDGAVIVVENCLRQLGLAQHKHGRLLTLNERLNVVTAATKEVFSPAVFGILIIMLVYLPLFALSGVEGKMFQPMAFTVVAALVGALIFAVTFVPAAIAVCVRGKVSESENAVIRGIKKGYKPLLGLSLKLPWVMVSIAAVLVIALGFKVKNMGAEFLPQLDEGDIAMHALRITGTGIEQSVKMQKELEQAILAKPEVANVFSKIGTPDVANDPMPPNVADTFLMLKPREQWPNPALSKEELVKQIRHLVNEVPGNNYEFTQPIEMRFNELIAGVRADVAVRIYGDDLSTLKQYGEKATALVQSITGATDVRLEQMEGLPTLSVTPLRDHMALLGLTVTDIQQSVSAAVGGVQTGLIYEGDKRFSLLVRLDERWSSDITQLARLPVAVPKSANPDLAFVPLGEVANISIDKGPNQINRESGKRNVVVTANVEGRDLASFVSDAQTALNSELNLPSGYWIEYGGTFEQLESASKRLSLVVPVTLLLIFGLLYSAFNSLRDSLIIFSGVPLALSGGVLALLLRDMPLSISAGVGFIALSGVAVLNGVVMLSFIKQLRADGLSLIDAIQTGALSRLRPVLMTALVASLGFIPMALNTGTGAELQRPLATVVVGGIISSTLLTLLILPALYKLVHAKFTRHQAA
- a CDS encoding TolC family protein, producing MNKKPLMLVALLCALPTLSALAKSEPQNVLTLKQALKNTEQQNLQLKRYPYHQKILTALKSQAMLSPNPELSFEAENFLGTHSSHAFSGAQYTLALSQLIELGDKRQNRINYATANIKAQTIEYKNTRLALLATTAERYYQVLKFQALIALNSDRKSTVKQALNAIEKRAEAGAVSSADVTRMRYALSQVDLNTAMLQSEFERSRLALNELWQEVQVSDYYAGDLSQIAAIKSEAALLDAVNTAPEFALLQQQYMQQTANLALQRSSGQSDLTLGGGVRYNQQTDASSFVFSFSMPLQLSNANGGNIEAAQHQLTLLNEQQGQLRIQLRKQIRTLHAYYQGKTTQAQLLTQRIIPQAQMLIKQSLKSYQQGQISVLQLLDAQQALFDSKRALINTHSELYQVLLTLERLTGQPLIETHQS
- a CDS encoding efflux RND transporter periplasmic adaptor subunit — its product is MNKTLIALLITQLFTLPFLSSTAMASANHHAEGHEEGHEDEHTQKGPHGGFLLTNNALDLELKLTQFAGNTELRIYGFNNNKAVDINQLDVTVNVQRLSEAPQLIRFKAEDDYLVSTVSVNEPHSFKLDVMARYKGTEINYHYEQEEGRTTLSEKAIERAGIKTDIAKAGSVELTDTLFGVIAPTAHGTVEVMAPYTGLVNDIFVSIGQNVKKGDKLASVTNRETLQNYTIKSPITGVISEQYLKRGELASSALMQIVNLETVWVELSAFPDNIEKLAIGQSATVYDLHHHLNAQGEVFYIAPMMSGGHIARARIELKNPDGHWRPGMHVNSDISTAKVDAAVRVKAIAIQEFNGKPSVFIKSGNVFEVRPVKLGAKNSEWVEVLQGLSPNSEYVTQNSYVIKADILKSGASHSH
- a CDS encoding permease; translation: MSNEMLAMAKEALGMFAFLATELTILFIVISYLVGVLQLFITPEKIQSILSSKNGKGYVIAALLGAITPFCSCSTIPFLKGLLRARAGFGPMMVFLFGSPLLNPVIIGLFVITFGWQVALFYFLVAMVVSVVAGYTLEKLGFERYVKPEAYSTESTSSCAKPSCSEPKEVEPSCATTRCGEPKAIEPKKAQPNRWVKVWHATFKDFKQVFPYLMLGVAIGSFIYGFIPTELIAKYAGDGMWYAIPIAAIIGIPLYIRAEAVIPLSAALVKKGMALGSVMALIIGSAGASLTEVILLKSIFKNQMIAAFLFVIITMAIGAGFLYQAIF
- a CDS encoding ArsR/SmtB family transcription factor → MEITDVAKALKELGHPTRLTIYKRVVKAGRAGISVGNIQEELSMAGSTLSHHISGLVNAGLISQRREGRTLYCVAMYQRLDDVIGFLQNECCVDEDQ
- a CDS encoding TMEM143 family protein, which translates into the protein MQSARFIPFRKQDIIDMCSDELNNSSEQTSFKQFCDLLASLIHYDYHATLESLKNNYAPFDPNSDTRSLAPVSNDQKAQCQRDFARDFANVLNAANFEVITNQDLQDALSEESLFKVRLEVEFDDFEEVVFYRRGESQLIETITSFWGLRKKPLHFTNYDRVAVFIRFKDKAHFDAKNKTPLGFEPSSTIVKLFQNVPKADLEMLFPNSEVRMRPIDKVIIGSSALIGGAVVLITKLGASILLLFALFAFWGGFRSEAVEMTQQHFITFAIGMGVFGSFIFKEWSKFKNRKIKFMKALSDNLYFKNLDNNAGVFHTLIDAAEEEDIKEALLAYTFLLKSKSGLSAQMLDEQIEAWFKTKYKCELDFEISDALEKLTRMRLVTCTNNVYSAINLDHAKTILDERWDNLFQYN